The Vicinamibacterales bacterium DNA window GCGTTGCGGCGCCGCGCTCGACAGGTCGAGGCCGAGTTCGGCCATGACCTGAATCACTTCGGGGTACACCGCGGCTCCGGGATTCGTGCCTGCCGAGATGGCTCGGGCTGCGCCCGATCGGACGTCCCGGTTGAACAGCGCCGCTGCCATCTGAGATCGGCCGGCGTTGTGAACGCATGCAAAGACCACGAGGGGCATCTACGCAGCCTCCCGTGGTGCCGGAAACCAATGCCGTGTGCGGTTGCACACCGCACAGACCGACAACATGACTGGCACTTCGATCAGCACGCCGACGACGGTGGCCAGGGCCGCCCCCGACTCGGGGCCGAAGAGCGCGATCGCCGTGGCCACCGCCAACTCGAAGAAGTTGCTCGCCCCGATGAGGGCCCCCGGCGCGGCGACGCCGTACTCGACGCCGAACAAGCGCATCAACCCGTAGGTCAGCGACGAGTTGAAGTAGACCTGCACCAGAATCGGCACCGCGATGAGCCCCACGTGCAGCGGCTTGCTGGTGATGTTGTCCGCCTGGAACGCGAAGATCAGCACCAGCGTGGCCAGCAGGGCCAGCATGCTGATGGGCGCGAAGCGCGGCAGGATGTCCCGCTCGAATCGCTCCCGGCCGCCGCCCGCCACCAGCCACCGGCGGAGCAGGATGCCCGCGGCCAGCGGGATGACGATGAACACGACGACCGAGTAGAGCAGCACCTGGAACGGCACGTTCAGCGACGAGGCGCCGCTGACGAGCAGGCGCACGATCGGGGCGAACAGCACCGGCATGATCAGGTCGTTCACGGAGACCTGCACCAGCGTGTACGCGGGATCGCCGTCGGTGAGGTAGCTCCAGACGAACACCATCGCGGTGCACGGGGCCGCCGCGAGGATGATGGTGCCCGCGATGTACTGATCCGCATCGGCGGCCGAGATCCACGGACTGAACAGCAGCCGGAAGAAGAACCAGCCGAACAGCGCCATCGAGAAGGGCTTGACCAGCCAGTTCACGAAGAGGGTGATGAACAGGCCGCGGGGACGCCGGCCGATGTCGCGAATCGACGCGAAGTCGACCTTCATCATCATCGGCGTGATCATCAGCCAGATGAGCACGGCGATCGGCACGTTGATCTGGCTGCCCTGGCCGAACTCGAGTCGCCGCAGACCGTCGGTGATGCCGGGCACCGCCTTGCCAATCGCGATGCCGACGAGCATGCAGATGCCGACCCAGAGGCTGAGGTAGCGTTCGAAGGGATTGAGCCGCTTGGTCGTCGTTGCGGCCGCGTCTGTCGGTGTCATCGGAGTTCCCCGGGGCCGCGCTGGCCGTCGCGTCTAGCGCGCTGCCGTGAGTTCCGCACGTCGGGCCTCACCAATCGCGTGCACCCATTCCTGGTGCGAGGGGTAGCGGCCACGCCACCGCACCTCACCGTTGATGGTCACGACGGGCAGCGGACCGTTCTCGGTAGCGTTGGGCGTGACGCGGTCGACGGCGACGCCGCTGAGCTCGAGGGCGTCCAGTTCCGCTTCGAACGCCTCGAACGTCCAATCGTGCACCGGCCCACAGACCCCGATCAGTGTTGGCGGCTGGCGGCGAAGGATTGAGACGTGCATGGCACTCCTCCTTGAGGAGCGGCGCGTTCGTATGCGCCGAAACGAATATAAATCCACGCTACGCCTGCGTGCTATATTTGTCAAATCGAATATATGGCGACACCGCTGGTCGACCTCGAAACCGTGCTCAAGGTGCTCGGCGACCGCACCAGGCTGCGTATTCTGGGCCTGCTGCTGCAGGGCGAGATCTGCGTCTGCGACATCCACGAGACGCTCAAGGCCCCGCAGCCCAAGGTGTCGCGCCACTTGGCGGTCCTGCGGAAGGCGGGCCTCGTCGAGACGCGGCGGCAGGGCCTGTGGGTGCAGTACCGACTCGCCGACCTCGCGAACCCGCAGCTGGCGGCGGTCGCCGACGCCGTGCGCCAGGCGCTGGCACAGATGGAGTCGGTGCAGCGCGACGCGGCGCGCCTGCAGCAACGCGGGAGCAGCTGCACGCCGGTGCCCCTGACCTTTGTTCGCGCGGGCACATCGGATGGGCCGATGCGCCGCCGCGCAACGCCTTCGACCTGACTCGCATGACCACACGCATTGGGATCAACGGCTTCGGCCGGATGGGGCGACTTGCGCTCCGCGCAGGGTGGGGACGCCCCGATCTGGAGTTCGTCCACATCAATGAGATCGCCGGCGGACCCGAGACCGCCGCGCACTTGCTGACGTTCGACTCCGTCCACGGGCGGTGGCCGCACGTGGTCGAGGCCAGGCCGGACGCCATCACGATCGACGACACCGCCGTTTCGTTCTCGAGCGCGAGCAAGGTCGGCGAGGGCCCGTGGGCCGAGCACCAGCTCGACATCGTGCTCGAATGCAGCGGCAAGTTCCGCACCGTCGAGTCGCTCGCCCCGTACTTCGCAGCGGGCGTGCGCACGGTGATCGTCGCCGCGCCCGTCAAGACCGGGGCGCTGAACATCGTGATGGGCGTCAACGACCATCTCTACGATCCCAGCGTCCATCGCCTGGTCACGGCCGCCTCCTGCACGACGAACTGCCTGGCGCCCGTCGTCAAGGTGGTGCATGAGGCGCTCGGCATCCGGCACGGCGTTATCACGACCATTCACGACATCACCAACACGCAGACGGTGGTCGATGCGCCGCGCAAGGACCTGCGGCGAGCGCGCGCCAGCAGCCTGTCGCTCATTCCGACCAGCACCGGCTCCGCCACCGCGATCGGACTCATCTACCCCGAGCTGCTCGGCAAGTTGAGCGGGCTCGCCGTTCGCGTGCCGCTGCTGAACGCCTCGCTGACCGACTGCGTGTTCGAGGTCCAGCGACCGACCACCGTGGAGGAAGTCAACGCGGCGTTCGAGCAGGCCGCGGCCGGACCGCTGGCGGGCATTCTGGGCTACGAGACACGTCCGCTGGTCTCGGTCGATTTCAAGGACGACCCACGGTCGTCGATCGTGGACGCCGGATCGACCATGGTCGTCGACGGCACCTGCGTGAAGGTGCTCGCCTGGTACGACAACGAAATCGGCTACGTGAACCGCATGGTCGAACTCGCGCAGAAAGTGGGCGCGACCCGGTGAGCGCCGACGCCCGGGCCGTGTCGGCCCCGTCGTCGACCATCAGCCTTCGCAACTACGTCACCGTGACGGCCGCCTACTGGGCGTTCACCATCACGGACGGCGCGCTGCGGATGCTGGTGCTGCTGCATTTCAACCAGCTCGGGTACACCCCGGTCCAGCTCGCGTTCCTGTTCCTGCTCTATGAGTTCTTCGGCATCGTCACCAATCTGGTCGGCGGCTGGGTGGCCTCGCGCACCGGCGTGCGGTTCACCCTCGTGCTCGGCCTGGTGCTGCAGGTGTTCGCGCTGGCGCTGCTGGCCGCGTTGAATCGCGAATGGGGCATGGCGGCATCGGTGGCCTACGTGATGACCTGCCAGGCGCTCTCGGGCATCGCGAAGGACTTGACCAAGATGAGCGCGAAGAGCGCCGTCAAGGTGCTGGTGCCGAAGGGCGACGACTCCGGCCTGTTCAAGTGGGTCGCGGTACTGACCGGCTCCAAGAACGCACTCAAGGGGGCGGGCTTCTTCGTCGGCGGCGTCTTGTTGGCGGCGTTGGGATTCCGTGGAGCACTGCTGGCGATGGCCGGCGGCGTGCTGCTGGTGCTGCTGTTCGTCCTGACCACGCTGCCCAGCCACATTGGTCAGGCGAAGAAGAAGACCGCCTTCGCCGGCATCCTCTCGAACTCGACCGGGATCAACCGACTGTCGCTGGCGCGGATGGCGCTGTTCGCGGCCCGGGACGTCTGGTTCGTCGTCAGCGTGCCGATCTTCCTCGCTTCCGTGCTCGGCTGGTCGTTCGCCCAGGTGGGTGGGTTCATGGCGCTGTGGGTCATCGCGTATGGCGCGGTGCAGAGCGCCTCCCCGGTGATCCTGCGCGTCGTGACCAGGGGCCACGCACCGGGACCGGGACTGACGAGCGCGTTGGGTCTCGGCTTGGCCGCGGTCACGGCGCTCATCCCGCTGGGATTGCGCTGGCAGTGGCCGGCAGCTCCCACCATGCTGGTCGGCCTCGGGCTGTTCGGCATCGTGTTCGCGCTGAACTCCGCCGTGCACTCCTACCTGGTGCTGGCCTACTCGGACGCCGACCGCGTCTCGCTCAGCGTGGGCTTCTACTACATGGCCAACGCATGCGGCCGTTTGATGGGCACGCTGCTGTCGGGGGTGCTGTATCAGGTCGCCGGCGTCTCGGCGTCGCTCTGGGGCGCCGTAGTGCTGGCCGGTGTGGCCGGTGTGGTGGCGTTGGCGCTGCCGCCGGTGAGCGATGCGGCCACGGCGTGGACAAGCGTGAAAGGCGACGATTAGGTCGCAGAGCAACGGAGATGAGTCGATGACGCGTGCAATGCAGTGGGGAACGACGACGATTGGTGCCGTGCTGGTGGCCGGGATGGCCACGCTTTCAGCTCAGGCGCCGGTGAAGGTCGAGATGAAGGATGGCCAGGGACAGTCGATCGGCACGGCCACCCTGTCGTCGTCGATGGGCGCGGTCCACATTCAGCT harbors:
- the arsB gene encoding ACR3 family arsenite efflux transporter codes for the protein MTPTDAAATTTKRLNPFERYLSLWVGICMLVGIAIGKAVPGITDGLRRLEFGQGSQINVPIAVLIWLMITPMMMKVDFASIRDIGRRPRGLFITLFVNWLVKPFSMALFGWFFFRLLFSPWISAADADQYIAGTIILAAAPCTAMVFVWSYLTDGDPAYTLVQVSVNDLIMPVLFAPIVRLLVSGASSLNVPFQVLLYSVVVFIVIPLAAGILLRRWLVAGGGRERFERDILPRFAPISMLALLATLVLIFAFQADNITSKPLHVGLIAVPILVQVYFNSSLTYGLMRLFGVEYGVAAPGALIGASNFFELAVATAIALFGPESGAALATVVGVLIEVPVMLSVCAVCNRTRHWFPAPREAA
- a CDS encoding metalloregulator ArsR/SmtB family transcription factor, which encodes MATPLVDLETVLKVLGDRTRLRILGLLLQGEICVCDIHETLKAPQPKVSRHLAVLRKAGLVETRRQGLWVQYRLADLANPQLAAVADAVRQALAQMESVQRDAARLQQRGSSCTPVPLTFVRAGTSDGPMRRRATPST
- a CDS encoding ArsJ-associated glyceraldehyde-3-phosphate dehydrogenase; the encoded protein is MTTRIGINGFGRMGRLALRAGWGRPDLEFVHINEIAGGPETAAHLLTFDSVHGRWPHVVEARPDAITIDDTAVSFSSASKVGEGPWAEHQLDIVLECSGKFRTVESLAPYFAAGVRTVIVAAPVKTGALNIVMGVNDHLYDPSVHRLVTAASCTTNCLAPVVKVVHEALGIRHGVITTIHDITNTQTVVDAPRKDLRRARASSLSLIPTSTGSATAIGLIYPELLGKLSGLAVRVPLLNASLTDCVFEVQRPTTVEEVNAAFEQAAAGPLAGILGYETRPLVSVDFKDDPRSSIVDAGSTMVVDGTCVKVLAWYDNEIGYVNRMVELAQKVGATR
- the arsJ gene encoding organoarsenical effux MFS transporter ArsJ, giving the protein MSADARAVSAPSSTISLRNYVTVTAAYWAFTITDGALRMLVLLHFNQLGYTPVQLAFLFLLYEFFGIVTNLVGGWVASRTGVRFTLVLGLVLQVFALALLAALNREWGMAASVAYVMTCQALSGIAKDLTKMSAKSAVKVLVPKGDDSGLFKWVAVLTGSKNALKGAGFFVGGVLLAALGFRGALLAMAGGVLLVLLFVLTTLPSHIGQAKKKTAFAGILSNSTGINRLSLARMALFAARDVWFVVSVPIFLASVLGWSFAQVGGFMALWVIAYGAVQSASPVILRVVTRGHAPGPGLTSALGLGLAAVTALIPLGLRWQWPAAPTMLVGLGLFGIVFALNSAVHSYLVLAYSDADRVSLSVGFYYMANACGRLMGTLLSGVLYQVAGVSASLWGAVVLAGVAGVVALALPPVSDAATAWTSVKGDD